One region of Methanobrevibacter thaueri genomic DNA includes:
- a CDS encoding phosphoglycolate phosphatase, producing the protein MTIEAIAVDIDGTITDDERKICISAIEALRKAEEAGIPTIIVTGNVVNYAYATEVLIGCSGGLVAENGGIVFKEGENNNAVETMVERDFVTSAEKHLKEKLGEKFDMHASHDNMYRLTETVFYKTLERKVLEDALEDFEYLDRLEIYDSGFALHITDKRVNKGTSLKYLCERNGINMENVMAIGDSENDEDFLREVGYKIAVGNADDKLKEISTYACEKFYGDGVAEAIEKFAL; encoded by the coding sequence ATGACAATAGAAGCAATAGCAGTAGACATCGATGGAACAATAACCGATGATGAAAGAAAAATCTGCATTTCAGCAATTGAAGCATTGAGAAAGGCGGAAGAGGCAGGAATCCCAACAATTATTGTTACTGGAAACGTTGTCAATTACGCATATGCAACCGAAGTCCTGATAGGATGCAGCGGAGGACTTGTAGCGGAAAACGGAGGCATTGTCTTTAAGGAAGGAGAAAACAACAATGCCGTTGAGACAATGGTCGAACGTGACTTTGTCACATCCGCAGAAAAGCACCTGAAAGAAAAATTAGGCGAGAAATTTGACATGCACGCCTCACACGACAACATGTACAGGCTGACCGAGACAGTATTCTACAAGACCCTTGAGAGAAAGGTGTTGGAAGACGCCCTTGAGGATTTTGAATACCTGGACAGACTTGAGATTTATGACAGCGGCTTTGCGCTTCACATTACCGACAAAAGAGTCAACAAGGGAACCTCACTCAAGTACCTATGTGAAAGAAACGGAATCAACATGGAAAACGTGATGGCTATCGGCGACAGCGAGAACGATGAGGACTTCCTGAGGGAAGTGGGCTATAAGATTGCCGTTGGAAACGCTGACGATAAACTAAAAGAAATAAGTACATATGCCTGTGAAAAATTCTATGGCGATGGCGTGGCTGAAGCAATAGAAAAATTTGCCCTATAG
- a CDS encoding TldD/PmbA family protein translates to MIYEIAESVKKTVENNCDAYEIYIDESKTIELDSLKEELNFAKEEIDLGVGIRVLKDKKQGFAFTSNLDNLTQTAQKAIDNAKLTKIDDNYAFAEVEKVSEVKDVYDNKFNDLSLDEAVEFLKTTIETASDSGCEVTGSGFSASEGRSLIVNSNGVSIEDEGTGFGLGLSVTIQKDGEIATAYNSQSSRFFDIDGEKLANEVCDLAKSSLNTKPIETNDYDVVLDYYAAVGLLQTYISAFNGENVLRGRSILKDKLGSEIANPTLSIIDNPLLDKGMYTSKCDGEGSVSRKTSLIKDGVLNSFIYDIYNANKVGEKTTSNGLRGSYFTTPMIAPTNLEFEFGEMRDLSEIKNGVLTTSVLGAHTANPISGDFSVEASNAFKIENGELTDPINKAMISGNIFEIMKNVEGLNSEIKQYGSFIIPKLLVHDLRVVGQ, encoded by the coding sequence ATGATATATGAAATAGCGGAAAGTGTAAAGAAGACTGTTGAAAACAATTGTGACGCTTACGAAATTTATATTGATGAATCAAAAACAATAGAACTGGACTCCCTAAAAGAGGAATTGAATTTCGCTAAAGAGGAAATTGACCTTGGAGTAGGAATTAGAGTCCTTAAAGACAAAAAACAAGGTTTCGCATTTACCTCAAACCTTGACAACCTCACACAAACAGCGCAGAAAGCAATCGACAATGCCAAACTGACAAAGATTGATGATAACTACGCATTTGCAGAAGTTGAAAAGGTATCTGAAGTTAAGGATGTCTATGACAATAAGTTCAATGACTTGAGTCTTGATGAAGCGGTTGAATTCTTGAAAACCACAATCGAAACAGCCAGTGACAGCGGTTGTGAAGTGACTGGTTCCGGTTTCAGCGCAAGTGAAGGAAGGTCATTAATTGTGAACTCCAACGGAGTTTCCATTGAGGACGAAGGAACAGGATTCGGATTGGGCCTGTCCGTAACCATTCAAAAAGATGGCGAAATTGCGACAGCATACAATTCACAATCATCAAGATTCTTCGATATTGATGGAGAGAAATTAGCTAATGAAGTATGTGACCTGGCAAAAAGTTCTCTTAACACAAAACCTATCGAAACCAATGATTATGATGTTGTTTTAGATTACTACGCTGCAGTTGGCCTATTGCAAACATACATCAGCGCATTCAATGGTGAAAATGTCTTAAGGGGAAGATCAATTCTCAAAGACAAACTGGGCTCAGAGATTGCAAATCCTACATTAAGCATTATCGACAATCCATTGCTTGATAAGGGGATGTACACCTCAAAATGCGATGGGGAAGGAAGCGTGTCACGCAAAACCAGTCTAATAAAAGATGGAGTTCTAAATTCATTCATCTATGACATTTACAATGCTAACAAAGTTGGTGAAAAAACCACCTCTAACGGACTTAGGGGAAGCTACTTTACCACACCAATGATTGCACCGACAAATCTTGAATTTGAGTTCGGAGAAATGAGGGATTTGAGTGAAATCAAGAATGGCGTCTTGACAACCAGCGTTTTAGGAGCCCACACTGCAAATCCAATTTCAGGAGACTTTTCAGTAGAGGCAAGCAACGCCTTTAAAATAGAAAATGGAGAACTGACCGACCCAATCAATAAAGCGATGATTTCAGGAAACATATTTGAAATCATGAAAAATGTTGAAGGTCTAAATTCAGAAATAAAACAGTACGGTTCATTTATCATTCCAAAATTATTGGTGCATGATTTAAGAGTTGTCGGACAGTAA